Part of the Candidatus Aminicenantes bacterium genome, ACGATGAAACGAGCGATTCAGGTTTTCCAGCAGTTCGTCGATGTTTTTCTCGGCGCGTTGCATTGCCGCCAGCCGGCTGGCGTTCTCGGAGGCGAGGGATTCGGCGCAGGCGCGGAAAAGCGAAACAAAAAGGTATTCACGAATCAGCGCCCGCAGGGTGGTTTCACCGCCGTCTATGATTTCGGGCAGATTTTTTGTCGGCCAGGCAAGTGCGGCCGCTTCACGCTGCCAGTGTACATCAAGGGGCAGCAGGCGTTGACTGCCCGGAGAATAATGGCCTCCGGATTCGTGACGGTTAAAAAACAGGCGCAACTCGGCGTTTTCGTCCCGTTCACGCAACGACTCGCTCTCCAGGAGAATCTGACCGATCAACGGGGTAATACCCTCAACCGAGTTCGGCACGGAAAAGAGTTTCGCGGGCTGAAAACCCGCGTCCTGCAGGCGCGCATGCACCCGCTCACCAACGGCCCATACCTCGAGGTCACGGGGCCGAAGTTCGAGTTTTTCAGCGGCGTATGCAACCACAATGTCGTTGAACCGGCCCACCAGGCCCTGGTCCGATCCGAACACGACCACGCCCATGGCGCCGGCGGAGATCTGTTTGTTTTCTTCTGGTTCCGGCATCCCGGAATCGAGATCACGGAAACAAACGCTCAACCCCAACTGAACCGCGCGATAGTAGTCGGCCAGGGCGCGAACCGCCTCCTCGTAATGGCTGATGTTCGAAGCGGCCAGGGCTTTCATGGCGCCGACAACGGATAGAAGATCCTTGGCGCCCCCGATTTTGCGCCGCAGGCTCGCCAACGTGTCACTCATGTATCCCCCGAATTTAGCGGTTCCGGCTCCGGGTTACTTTCCGGCTCCGCTTTCTGGTGCGGGGTTAATTCCTTTCGATCCTGGCCGGGCTCACTTTTGGCGGATTCAACCGCAGATTTGGAGTTTTCCCCTGAATCGACTTGAACCCGCGTCAAGGCATCGCGTGCGATTTCCATGATGATTTCACGGTCTTCGCTGCTCAGTTCTTTCCCGGTATCCAGCCGTTCCCGCACCTGCGCCGGAATCTCTTTTGCGGCCGCGCGCAACACGTGCTCAGCTTCCCCGATCCGCTCAGGGGGCACTCCCTCCAGTAACCCGGCGGTCAAGGCCAACAAGACGATGATTTGCTCACTGACGGGAACCGGGGAAAACTCCGGCTGTTTCAGGCAGGCCCGGATGCGCCGGCCATGTTCGATCACCTCGCGGGTATCACTGTCCAGGTGAGCACCGAAGCGGGCGAATGTTTCCAGTTCTTCAAACTGGGCGTAGGCCAGTTTGAGGTCGCCCGCCACCGCGCGGAAAGCCGCGCGCTGGGCCTTACCGCCCACGCGCGACACGGACTTGCCCACATCAACCGCCGGCAGCACGCCCAGTTCAAACAAAGAGGGTGAAAGGTAGATCTGGCCATCGGTGATGGAGATCAGGTTTGTGGGGATATAAGCGGAGATGTTTTGCGCTTCGGTCTCGATAATGGGCAGGGCGGTCATTGAACCGCCGCCCAATTCCTTGCGCAGGTGGGTGGCGCGCTCAAGCAGCCGCGAATGGATGTAAAAAATGTCTCCGGGATAGGCTTCACGCCCGGGCGGCCGGCGCAGCAGCAAGGAAAGTTCACGATAGGCCCGGGCATGATGGGTGAGGTCATCGTACACGATAAGCACATCCCGCCCCTGCTCCATGAAGTACTCGGCGATGCTGGTGGCCGCGTAAGGGGCGATATAGGCCAGGCCGGGAGGGTCGTTGCCCTCGGTTACGACCACGACCGTATAGGCCATGGCCCCCTTTTCCTCTAAAACCGCCACGGCCTTGGCCACGGCGGCGGCGCGCTGGCCGATGGCGCAATACACGCACACGACATCCTGTTCCTGCTGATTGAGGATGGTATCGATCGCGATCACGCTCTTTCCCGTCTGGCGATCACCCAGGATCAGTTCCCGCTGGCCGCGTCCGATGGGGATCAGCGCGTCAATGACCTTGATTCCGGTCTGGAGCGGCACGTTGACGGGTTCGCGGTCCATAATGGCCGCCGCAGTGCGTTCAATGGGTAGTCGCTTGGTGAAACGCAACCTGCCGTTGCCGTCCAGCGGTCGACCCAGCGGATCCATGACCCGGCCGATCAAACCTTCACCCACGGCCACGTCCATGACCCGGCCCGTGCGCTTGACTTCATCGCCCGCGTGCAGGTGCCGGTGTTCGCCCAGCAGCACCACGCCGATGTCATTTTCGTCCACGTTGAACGCAATACCAAAAATCCCGCCGGGAAACTCCAGCAGTTCTTCAAAACCCACGTTGGGAAGTCCGGATACGCGCGCGATTCCCGTGGATACGCTGATGACGGTACCGACTTCGTGCGGCGCCAATTGCGGGGCGAACTGTTCCCGCGCACGGCTGATGCCGGTAAACGTCTGTTCGAAAAGGTTTTTCAGGCTTTGCGGTTCCTTGCTCATGCCTTTTCCGTTTCGGCTTTCCGCCCACCATTCTCCGGCCTTGGGGTTTCTTTCTCGTTAATGATTTCCGCCACGGCCGTTTCCAGCGAAGAAAGATAATCGGCTATGCTCCATGCCACCTTATGTCCGTTGGTGACGAGTTCAATACCGCTGACCAGTTCGGGTTCGGTCTCGAAGCGGACGGGTACTTCAAGCCCGAAAGTTTCATTCAGCGCGGATTGAATCGATTTGCGCTGCTCCGGCTGCAATTCAAAAGCGCTGCGCACGCGCGCGGGCTCAGATGCCGATTGCAAGGCCGCGGCCAAAGCCTCTTTTTCTTTGCCGTCCAGGTCTCGCAAGCGGCGGGTCAATACCTCGTTCAGGCGTTCTTCCAGGCTCGCCCCGGCAAGATCCCGCAATGTCTTGCGCGCAATGGCAAACACTTCATGCCGGATACGGCTGCTCAGGGCCTGGTTCAGGTTTTCGGCTTCGGCTTTCAGTAATTCCTGTCGCTTGGCATGCAATTCCTCGGCTGCTTTGCGCGCTTCGTCCAGCAGCCGCCGGCGTTCAGCCTGCGCCTCCGCTTTCGCCTGTTCCATGAGCGCGTCACGCTGTTGGTCCAATTCTTCGTTCTTTTGCCGGAACTCGCTGCGCTCTTTGCGGGCTTCAACCATTTCAGCGTCGGCGTCGGCCAACTCCTTTGCAATGCGCTTTTCCCGGGCGTCGATGGCGCTCAGGATGGGTTTGTAGAGAAAGCGCCTCAACAACCACACCAGCACAAGAAAGTTGACGACCTGAGCGACGACGGTGAACCAGTCGATAATCATGGCCTACTTTCCCGCTGCCTGGCTGAGTGCGTTGCTCCAGAACGGGTTGGCGAAAATGAGAATCATTGAAACCACGAAGCAGTAAATGGCCGTGGACTCGATCATGGCCAGGCCGACAAACAGCGTGCGGGTGATGGTGGCGGAGGCGTCCGGCTGTCGCGCCAACGAACTCAACGCCTGGGAAACGGCCTTGCCCTCGCCCAGTGCCGGGGCCATGGTGCCGAACGCGGTGGTGATGCCGGCGGTGACAATTGATGCCACCGCGATGATTGTCATGGTATCCATCGTATCTCCTGTGTTCTCCTGTATTTGCGAGCTAACTCGCGGTGTCGGGCTCCGCCTCGGAACCGCCGGCACGCGTTGCGGCCGCGATATACACCGTGGCCAGGATAAAAAAGATATAGGCCTGGACCATGCCGGTGAGCAGCCCGAGCGCGGACATAACGATCGGGAAAAAAAGCGGTGTAATCGTAAGCAGGATGCCTATGATCATCGCCCCGCTCATCATGTTGCCGAACAGGCGCACGGCCAGGGCAAGCGTGCGTGAAAGCTCGCTGATGATGTTGAACGGCAGCATGATGAAAGTCGGTTTTACGTACGATTTCAGGTAGCTGCCCACCCCCTTTTCCTCGATGCCGAACAGGGGCACGGCCACAAACACGCACAGCGCCAGCGCGGTCGTGGTCGAGAACGAGCCGGTGGGAGGCTGGTAACCGGGAATCACGGTGCAGATGCTGGCGGCG contains:
- a CDS encoding F0F1 ATP synthase subunit B — its product is MIIDWFTVVAQVVNFLVLVWLLRRFLYKPILSAIDAREKRIAKELADADAEMVEARKERSEFRQKNEELDQQRDALMEQAKAEAQAERRRLLDEARKAAEELHAKRQELLKAEAENLNQALSSRIRHEVFAIARKTLRDLAGASLEERLNEVLTRRLRDLDGKEKEALAAALQSASEPARVRSAFELQPEQRKSIQSALNETFGLEVPVRFETEPELVSGIELVTNGHKVAWSIADYLSSLETAVAEIINEKETPRPENGGRKAETEKA
- a CDS encoding alternate F1F0 ATPase, F1 subunit alpha; the protein is MSKEPQSLKNLFEQTFTGISRAREQFAPQLAPHEVGTVISVSTGIARVSGLPNVGFEELLEFPGGIFGIAFNVDENDIGVVLLGEHRHLHAGDEVKRTGRVMDVAVGEGLIGRVMDPLGRPLDGNGRLRFTKRLPIERTAAAIMDREPVNVPLQTGIKVIDALIPIGRGQRELILGDRQTGKSVIAIDTILNQQEQDVVCVYCAIGQRAAAVAKAVAVLEEKGAMAYTVVVVTEGNDPPGLAYIAPYAATSIAEYFMEQGRDVLIVYDDLTHHARAYRELSLLLRRPPGREAYPGDIFYIHSRLLERATHLRKELGGGSMTALPIIETEAQNISAYIPTNLISITDGQIYLSPSLFELGVLPAVDVGKSVSRVGGKAQRAAFRAVAGDLKLAYAQFEELETFARFGAHLDSDTREVIEHGRRIRACLKQPEFSPVPVSEQIIVLLALTAGLLEGVPPERIGEAEHVLRAAAKEIPAQVRERLDTGKELSSEDREIIMEIARDALTRVQVDSGENSKSAVESAKSEPGQDRKELTPHQKAEPESNPEPEPLNSGDT
- a CDS encoding F0F1 ATP synthase subunit A, whose amino-acid sequence is MRLSPDEIIFWQFGFIKINATIVFTWALMLVLTIASKLITRRFSTGMKRSRWQNLLEIVVTLIEKQIKEVGLDQPRKYMDFLGTLFLFIAAASICTVIPGYQPPTGSFSTTTALALCVFVAVPLFGIEEKGVGSYLKSYVKPTFIMLPFNIISELSRTLALAVRLFGNMMSGAMIIGILLTITPLFFPIVMSALGLLTGMVQAYIFFILATVYIAAATRAGGSEAEPDTAS
- a CDS encoding F0F1 ATP synthase subunit C, giving the protein MDTMTIIAVASIVTAGITTAFGTMAPALGEGKAVSQALSSLARQPDASATITRTLFVGLAMIESTAIYCFVVSMILIFANPFWSNALSQAAGK
- a CDS encoding F0F1 ATP synthase subunit gamma, with the translated sequence MSDTLASLRRKIGGAKDLLSVVGAMKALAASNISHYEEAVRALADYYRAVQLGLSVCFRDLDSGMPEPEENKQISAGAMGVVVFGSDQGLVGRFNDIVVAYAAEKLELRPRDLEVWAVGERVHARLQDAGFQPAKLFSVPNSVEGITPLIGQILLESESLRERDENAELRLFFNRHESGGHYSPGSQRLLPLDVHWQREAAALAWPTKNLPEIIDGGETTLRALIREYLFVSLFRACAESLASENASRLAAMQRAEKNIDELLENLNRSFHR